The nucleotide window GTGAATGACCGATAACTCGACCGCCCAACCCGCCACGCCCCGGATTCCGGCCGAACAACTGCACGCCTACGTGAGGGCGATCTGGGAAAAGGCGGGCAGCACGCCACGCGAAGCGGAACTGGTCGCCGATCATCTGGTGGCGGCGAATCTGACTGGTCACGACTCGCATGGTGTGGGGATGATTCCGCGCTATGTTGCATCGCTCGCCGACGGGGAGCTTCAACTGAACCTGCACGCCGACGTGGTGAAAGACGCGGGCGCCGTGCTGACGGTCGAAGGCGGCAGGGGCTTCGGCCAGGTGGTGGCGTTCGAGGCCATGGAGCAGGGCATCGAACGCGCCAAACGCCTCGGCATCTGCGCGGTCGGCTTGCGTGGCGCCCATCACATCGGGCGCATCGGTCATTGGGCCGAACAGTGCGCGCGTGCGGGGCTCGTGTCGTTCCATTTCGTCAATGTGGCGGGCGATCCGCTCGTCGCGCCGTTCGGCGGCGCGGACCGGCGCATCGGCACGAATCCGTTTTGTGCCGCTTATCCGCGGCCCGGCAAGCCGCCGCTCGTGCTCGACTTCGCGACCAGCACGGTGGCGTATGGCAAGACGCGCGTCGCGTATAACCAGGGCAAGCAGGTGCAACCCGGCGCGCTGATCGATCACGAGGGCCGCGCCACGCTCGAACCCAAAGTCATGCACGAAGCGCCGTTCGGTTCGCTGACGCCGTTCGGCGGGCATAAGGGTTTTGGACTCGCGGCCATGTGCGAGATCTTCGGCGGCGCGCTTTCTGGCGGCTTTACCACGCACTCGACTACGCTCGGCACGACCAACGCGATCATCAACGGCATGCTGTCGGTGATCATCGATCCGGCCGCGTTCGACGCCCCCGATGCGCAAGCCGAAGCCGACGCGTTCATCGACTGGGTGAAGGCCTCGCCGCTCGCGGCGGGCGCCGAGCGTCTCTATGAGCCCGGCGAACCCGAGCGCGTGACGCGCGCGCAGCGCGAGGCCGAAGGCATTCCCGTGGATGCGGCCACGTGGGCGCAGATTCTCGCCGCGGCGCTCGCCGTCGGCATGTGCGCGGAAGAAGCCGGCCGCTGGTCCGCGCGTCTGCAATAAGACGGTGGCCAAGGCGCGCGGCGCGGTGGACCGCCCGCGTTTGATCATGCGAAGCGCATAAACCGTCTGTCAGCCCACCAATCAGCGAAAAAAGCATTTGCCGCTCATATTTTCGATTGCATTTTCTAATCGAAGACTATTTCTTTCTTTTTTCAATCCGGCAGGAAATGCAATCCTTGCCCATGGGCAAATGGATTGCCCGCCGCGCGCCTGTTTGCGGCCCGAATTCGCCCATCTTCGGTGCGCAAGCGTTTGCGTCCGCGCGACACGCCGTCAGCCTCCCTCCTTCGCGTAGAACGCCTGCTGGCGGGCTTTTGAACGCGGCTTGCATTCATCTGTTGGTTACCCCGCTCCCATCCGATTCCGGTCTGCTTTAGGCTCGCATAGCAATACCAGTGTTTAACCTCAAAAGGACCGATCAAAATGAATCTGCATAATCATCACGCCTGCCGCCCGTTCCTCGAAGCCGGCAATCTGTCGCAAATTTCCGCGTACTACGAAGAAGGCCGCAACGTCATGTGGATGATGTTGCGGGCACAGCCGCGCCCCTGTTTCAATCTCGATCTGGTCCATGACATCCTGGAACTCGCGCAGGCAGCACGAGAGTCGGGATTGCCGATCGATTTCTGGGTCACCGGTTCGTTGATTCCGACCATGTACAACGTCGGCGGCGATCTGGATTTCTTCGCGGACTC belongs to Paraburkholderia sp. FT54 and includes:
- a CDS encoding malate/lactate/ureidoglycolate dehydrogenase; protein product: MTDNSTAQPATPRIPAEQLHAYVRAIWEKAGSTPREAELVADHLVAANLTGHDSHGVGMIPRYVASLADGELQLNLHADVVKDAGAVLTVEGGRGFGQVVAFEAMEQGIERAKRLGICAVGLRGAHHIGRIGHWAEQCARAGLVSFHFVNVAGDPLVAPFGGADRRIGTNPFCAAYPRPGKPPLVLDFATSTVAYGKTRVAYNQGKQVQPGALIDHEGRATLEPKVMHEAPFGSLTPFGGHKGFGLAAMCEIFGGALSGGFTTHSTTLGTTNAIINGMLSVIIDPAAFDAPDAQAEADAFIDWVKASPLAAGAERLYEPGEPERVTRAQREAEGIPVDAATWAQILAAALAVGMCAEEAGRWSARLQ